Part of the Kitasatospora sp. NBC_00374 genome is shown below.
GGTCGGCGAGCGGTGTGGCGAGCAGGTCGCGGTTGGCGGCCAGCAGACCGTCCCCGACGGGCGGCAGGGCCTCCTCCGGGCGGTGCCGGCGGTCCAGCGCGTACCGGAACAGCTCGCTCTGCCACGGCCGGTCGGGCGGCGGCGAGGGGTGCGTCAACTCCAGTACGTCGCCGAAGCGGTAGCCCTTGGACGCGGTGTCGTACTTCAGCAGGGAGCGCCCGGTGTACAGCCGCCGGGCGGCGTCCGCGACGCCGCGCTTGAGCGGCTTCGGCAGGCTCCGGCCGTACCGGGACGTCCAGTACGCGAGCAGTTCGCCCGGCTCGTCGGCGCGCTGCAGGACGGCGTCGACGGCCTGCCGGGAGTGTCCGGCGGCGCCGGCGTCCAGCCGGGCCCGGGTGAACTCGGCCGCGCCGACCAGGGACGCGGTGCGCAGGAAGGCGTCGGAGCGCAGCCAGCGCAGCAGGCCGAGGGTCCACTCGGGATCCTCGACGGCCAGGGCGCGCACCAGCGTGGTGTAGCGGTCGTCGCGGTCGCCGCCGCGTTCGTAGAAGGTGTCCTGGCCGACCAGGTTGGCGACGGCCAGCAGGAAGAGCTCCGACTTCTCGTCCCGGAGGTGGCCCCTGCCACCCTGGTGGTTGGCGGTCACCTGCCCGGTGGTCGCCACGGGCGAGGACGGACCCGCCTTGGTGCGCCGGGTGTTGAAACGAGACATGCGGAAATCCCCCTGCTGGAAAAGGAAGTGGGGAGGCCGGCCGGCGCGCCCGAGGTCGAATCGGCAGTGGTCGGTCGAGAATCGGCTTCACCGCACCCCCGGAAGGGTGCTCCACAGAAGTAACCACGGCCTGCGCACCGGGCGCACCGGCGCTGTGCCTCCCGAGATCTGAGAGCGGGAACCGGCGGTTTCGTTGGAGGAAGTAGCCGGGACCCTGCGCACCGGGAGGTGCGGACATGCTGTTCAGGAATGGTGTCCAGAGAACCGGGATCGGCCGAGGCGTTTGCTATTGCTCTCCCGGACTGAGCTACACCGGCCGGAGCCGGCGGCGGGAATCGAACCCGCGACCCATAGATGAAGAAGTAGCCTCTGCCTGCGCACCTGGACGGTACGACGGTAGCCATTCGACTGCCGTGCCCGCACCCGGATTTCGGCCGCCGCCGGAGCGGGTGCGTTCGTGCTTTCCTGAAAATGGTGTCCGGAGGACGGGAATGCGGCGGGGGCATTGTGTCTGGAGCTCTACCGCTGAGCTACACCGGCCCTTCAGCCGGTGACGGGAGTCGAACCCGCGCACGCCAGAATCCGAAGGAGCCCCCACCCGCGCACCCGGACGAGGACGACGGTAGTCGCCGCCCGCCGGGCCCGCACGCGGATTACCCGGAGGCCGTCAGGACCAGCCGGGCCCGCTCCGCCAACTCCCGGACCCGGCGCTCGTCCTGGTACGGCTCCAGCAGCCGCAGCATCTCGACCACGTACTCGCGGCTGCGGTGCGAGGAGATCCGGCCCGCGACCTCGACGGCCCGCTCGCCGGCCGCGACCGCGGCATCCAGGTCGCCCGCCTCGGCCTCGGCCATCGCGGAGACGAACAGCCGCAGCCCGTGCGAGCGGACGTACCCCTCGGTCGGCCGGGCCAGCGCCTCCCGGGTGAAGTGCCGCACCTTGGCCGGGACCCCGAGATCCCGGAAGCACTCCGCCGCGTCCGCGGCCAGCCGGTCGTAGGCGTAGAAGTCGATCCAGGTCGGGTCCGGATCCCCGGGCCTGGCGCGGTCGAGCGCGATCTCGGCGGCCGCCAGCGCCGCCGAGCAGGCCGCTGCCGAGCCCGCCTTCGCGTGGGCCCGGGCCTCCACCAGGTGGAAGAAGCTCATCGTCCGCGCGGTCGCCAGCCCCCGGTTGCGCTCCAGCGCGGCCTGCGCCAGGTCGATCGCCTCGTCGGGGAAGTTCCGGTAGGCCGCCTGCAGGCTCATCGAGGCCAGCACATAGCCGCCCAGCGGCACGTCGCCGGCGGCCCGGGCCAGCCGCAGAGCCTGGATGTAGTACCGCTGCGCGGCCTCGTGCTGGCCGGTGTCGAAGGCCATCCACCCGGCCAGCCGGGTGAGTTCGGCCGTCGCGCCGAACAGCGCACGGCCGACCGCGTCGCTGTACGAGGCCAGCAGCAGCGGGGCGGCCTCCACCCGCAGGCACTCCGGCACCATGGACGAACGCCAGTCCCCGCCACCGTACTTGGAGTCCCAGCGGCGGGCCTCCTGGGCCGCCTCGCGGAGCTTGGCCGCGTCCGCGTGCCCGACCCGGTAGCCGGAGAGGTCGGGTACGAGGGTCTCGCGGGCCACCGAGCCGTCCGCCGGGGTGATCAGCCAGCGGGAGACCGGGGTCGCGTACGCCGAGACCGAGAACGTCCCCGCCAGGCTGTCGCTCCACCGCCCGCCGCCCGGGCCGCGCCGCAGGTCCAGGTCGACCCGCCACAGCTCGGTCGCCGAGCGCACCGCCTCCGGCACCTCGCGCGGGAATTCCAGGCCCAGTTCCGGGGTCGGGTGCGAGTCGGCCAGGCCGATCTCCTCCAGCGGCACCGGCCGGCCCAGCTTGTTGCCCAGGGCGGTGGCGATCAGGTGGGGCACCGGGCGCTGCGGCACCATGCCCTTGGTCACCCACCGGGCCACCGAGGTCTTGTCGTAGCGGAGCGTCAGTCCGCGCTGCGCGCCGAGGTCGTTGACCCGGCGGGCGAGACCGGCGTTGCTGATCTGGGCGAGCGACAGGAGTGCGCCGAGCCGTTCGTTCGGCCCTCGTGAGCTGACGGTCATGGTGGCGGTGGCACCCCCGGGCGACGTCGTGCGCGGATGGCGGGCGAGCGGCAGGGCGGCGTCGGCCCGTTGTGCGGGTGTCCGCTCCCGTACTGCTGCACCTAGCGTAGTCGTCCGGGTTCCGAGGGTTAAGAGTCTGCATTCCGGATGGCGGGATCGCGCGCCCGCGCGACCGGTGGGGAACCGGCGGTGGGAGGGGCCCGTGCGCCCCGGCCGGCCGTCTGCGGAGGGCCGTGCTCCGGTCCTGTGCCGACGTGCGCCACCCGTGCTCCCTGGCTCACAGGGGCAGGTCGGCGATTCGCTGGACGCCGTGGAACGGCCCGTCGCCGAGGACCCGGCGGGCCGGGGGAAACCACCGCCTACGTCCCCGCGGGCGGTGGTGGGTCCGGGAGGGCATGCGGATGCCCTCCCGGGCTGTGCGGCGCCTTTCGGCCATCCGGCGATGTCCATGCCACGGGCCGCCGGACGGCCCTTCCTGTGCCACACCGGGGGCGGCCCGGGTCACGGAGGGGGAGGCCCGGACCGCCCGCCGCGGGACGATCCGCCGCGCCCGCGCCCGGCCCCGCCGAACTCACCTCCGCAACACGGGTAACCGGCGGCCCGTCCAGTGGCACGATGTCTCCTGACGGCGCGTCCGACCCGCACCACGCACGCGCCCGATCCCCTCGGCAGGCGGAGGCGCGATGCGGTGGCTCACCGGCTGGAGCGGTTCCCCTGGCACCGGGAACCCGGCCCTGGCCGCCGTGCGACCACTGGCCGGCACCGCGCTCTGGGGCGGGCCCAACCCGCTCTGGGCGGTGGGGGACTGGCGCCCGGACGAGATCCGCCTGGCCACCCTGCGCCCCGGCGCCCCCGCCACCGTCCGCACCGGCCCGCAGCCGGACGACCCCACCGACCTGGACTCCCCGGCCACCCTGCGGCTCGCCGTGGTCGGCCACTGCGGCGCCTCCGACGCCGAGATCGCCGCCGGACTGGCCGCCGCCCGCGGCGGAGCCGTCCGCCACCTCACCAGCTGGCCCGGCAGCTACATCGTGGTGCTGCGCGCGGGCGTCCGCAGCACCGTCCTGCTCACCGACCTGGCCGGCCTGCAGCAGGTCTTCCACACCCCCTGGTGCGGCGGCACCGCGTACGCCACCGCCGCCCTCCCGCTCGCCGACCTGGTCGCCGCCCCGCTCGACCCGGACCATCTCGCCGCCGTCCTGGCCGTCCCCGAGGCCGCCGAGGTGCTGGGCACCGGCACGCCGTACGCGGGCGTCCACCGGGTGCCGGCCGGCCACACCCTCGGCATCCGCAGCGGCCGCCCCTACACCGCCGGGTACGAGCCGGAGACCGGCGACGGCCGCTGGACACGGGACGAGGCGCCCGCCGTCCGGGAGCTCACCCGGGCGCTGCTGGAGGCCGTCCGCTGCCGGGTCAGGACCGCCACCCCGGCCACTCCCGGCAGTCCGCAGGAGCGCCCCCGGCTCGGCGTCGACCTCTCGTACGGCACCGCCTCCGCCACCGTCGCCCTGCTCGCCGCCGCCGTGCCGATCGGGCCCGCCGCCGCGGCCGCCGCGCCCCCGGCGGCGACCCCGCCGGTCAGGTCCGGCGCCGTGAAGGGCTCCTGGGCCCGCGGACCGGTCCCGCGGGACGAGGCGGCCACCCCGGAGACCCTCGCCGCGGTCACCCTCGGCGAGAGCGAGCGGCCGGCCCTCGCCGTCGACGCGCCCAGGCTCCGCCACGTCGTGCTGCCCCCGGCCCTCCCCTACGCCGAGCTGGTCGACCCGCCGGCCGAGGCCCCGGCCGGGCCGCTCACCGACGAGCCCGGCGCCGCGCTGCTCGCCGCCGGTGCCGACGGCAGCCGCTTCCGGGCCGGCGGGACCGACCACCTGACCGGCTACGGCGCCCGGCACGTGCTGGACGGCCACCCCGCCCGCCTCGCCGACCTGATCCGGCTCGGCCGCTCCCGCGAACTGCTCGGACCGGTCGCCGCCCTCGCCGGGGCGGACCGGGCCGCCGCCGGGGCCCTGACCGGGGCCGTGCGGACGCCGGTCACGGTGCTGCGGGCCGCCCACCGGCTGGCCCGGGCCGGCTACGCCGACGCCCTGGACGACCTGGCCGTCTCCCTGACCCTGCGGCAGGTCCCCGAACCGGGGCCGACCGCGGGCGCCGGCTCGGCCGCCGCGCTGGCCTGGGCGGTACCCGGCCCGGCCGCCCGCTGGCTCTCCGACCACGCGCTCGCCTCGGTCGCCCAACGGCTGCGGATCGCCGCCCGCGGCGGCGCCCCCACCGAGCTGCCGGGTGCCCGCCGGGCCAGGCTCGCGCTGCACCGGCACGCGGCCGGCTACCGCACCCTGGTCCAGGCCGCGGAGCAGCACGGCCAGCGTCTGCACGCGCCGTTCCTCGACAACCAGGTGGTCCGGGCCGCCCGGCTGCTGCCCGACGAGGTCCGGCTGCAACCGGGCGCCCGGCACGCACTGCTGCACGCCGTCCTGACCGGCGCCGGCCGCACCGACCTGCCCGCGGACTGGGGCCGCGGCCCCCGCCCCGACCGGGCCGCGCCGGCCTGCCGGGGCCTGCGGCTCGCCGCCGACGGCCTGGCCGAGCTCTTCGACCGGCCGCTGCTCGGCGAGGCCGGTCTGATCGACCCGGCCGCCGTCCGGGCCTCGCTGGGCCGGGCCGCCGCGCCCGGCGCCGCGCTGCCGCCGGGCACGCTGGCCGGCCTGGCCGACCTGATCGCCGCCGAACTCTGGCTGCGCCGGGTGGCGGCCCGCCGGCACGGCTCCTGCTGGACCGGCCTGCCGCCGGCCGAGCGGCGCGCCCTGGCCCGCCCGGCCTGATCCGGGCGCGTCCTGCGGGGGCCGGCCGGGCCGATCGGTGATCCTGGCCTGATGGTCCGTCACCCGGGAGGCCGCCGTGCGAGAACCGTTCCCCGTGCTCGGTGAGCCGCCCGCCGCCGGGCGTCCGGGCATCCTGGCCGCCTGCGACGGCTCGGACGGCTCGCTCTGGGCCCTCGACCGGGCGATGACCGAGGCGGAGCTGTTCCGGCTGCCGCTGTACGTCCTCGCGGTGGTCAACCCGTCCCCGACCGGCTACCCGCCGGGGATGGAGGAGCTGGTGCACGAGAGCGTCGAGCGGCTCACCGAGAGCATGGCGGACGGGCTGCGCCGGGCCGTCGGCACCGTCCAGTCCGCGCGCGAGCGCCCGTACGGCGGCGAGCTGTCGCTGCACGTGGTGCTCGGCAACGTGGTGGAGGTGGTGCTGGCCTGCACCGCCGGGCAGCACACCGCGGTGCTGGGCACCCGGGGCAACGGCGGCTTCACCCGGCTGCTGCTCGGCTCGGTCACCTCGGCGGCGGTGCACCACGCGGCCTGTCCGGTCCTGGTCGTCCCGGCCCCGCCGGCGGGCTGACGGCCACGGTGGCCTGCCGCGGTTCGTGGACGTCGGGGAATGCCGCTCAATGGTTGAGCGTTCATCTTCTCGTTCAGCCCCACACGGACAGGAGCCCGTCCCCCGATGAAGGTCGAAATCTACAGCGACATCGCCTGCCCCTGGTGCTACCTCGGGAAGCGCCGGTTCGAGCAGGCGCTGGACCGCTTCCCGGGGAAGGCCGACGTCGAGGTGGTCTACCGGCCGTACCAGCTGGTGCCGGACGCCCCCGCGAGCGCGAGCCCGCACCGCGCGTGGCTGGCCGATCGCTACGGCCCGCAGTCGGTCGCGATGGACGACCGGGTCACCGAACTGGGCCGGGCCGAGGGCGTCGCGTTCGACTTCGACACCGCGCTGCACGTCAACACCTTCCTGGGCCACCGGCTGCTGCACCTCGCCGAGACCGAGTACGGCGCCCCCGCGCAGTCCCGGCTCAAGGAACTGCTGCTCAAGGCCCACTTCAGCGACGGCGTCGACGTCGGTGACCGCGCCGAGCTGACCGAACTGGCCGTCGCCGCCGGCCTGGACCGCGACCGGGCCGCCGGGTACCTGGCGGGCGAGGAGGGCGCGGCCGAGGTCCGCGCCCGGCTGGCCGAGGCCCGCGAGCTCGGCATCAGCGCCGTGCCCACCTTCGTCTTCGAGGGCAGGTGGGCCGTCCAGGGCGGCCAGGAGGCCGACACCTTCCTGCGGGTCCTGGAGCAGGTCGCCGCGGACACCGCCGCCGAGAGCGCCGCCCCGGCCGAGGCGCACGGCTGCACGGACGGGGCCTGCGCGGTCTGACCGGCCGCCGGCGCCCTACGCGCAGGTGAAACGGGCGTCCGCCCAGTCCGCCACGTCGATCAGCGACCAGCTGCCGGGGGCCGGGGTGACGACCAGGCGGATCGAGGTCTGGCCGGCCAGGTCGGCCCGTACGGGGACCGGCCGGTCCCACGGCCCGATCCGCTGCGAGCGCCACAGCGTGCGGCCGTCCCCGCCCTCGACGCTGAACACCACCGGCCCGCCGCCCGCGCCCAGGTCGTCCAGCCCCGCCACCGCCTCGAAGGAGGAGCAGGAGCGGTTGAGGTCGACCTTCACCCGGGACGGCACCCCGACCGACAGCGCGTGCCGGTACAGCGCACCCCGCATCCGGACCGCCGGGCGCTGCACCACCGGGTCGCCCCTGCGGATCACCGGCCCGGCCGGCGTGTCCCGGCGCTCGCCGCCGCCGAACGGCAGCTGGTCGAGCCAGAAGTCGGTCGGTGTGGGCGGGGGAGTGACGGGCGGCACCGACGGCGTCGGCTCCACCGGCGGCACCGGCACCGACGGCGTCGGCGTCACCACCGGCGGCACCGGCACGGGCGCCGCCGACGACGCGACCGGGGGCTCCGGCGCCGGCGACGGGCTCGCCGCCACCCTCGGCCTCGCCGCCGGCACCGGGGCGGCGCCCGGCTCCGGCACCGGGGACGGGCTCCCGCTCGGGGTGGGCGACGGTGCCGGGGTGGGCGCGGGCTCCGGCGCGGCCGGCGGCGGCAGCGCGGGGAGGAGACCGACGCGGCCGCGACCGGCGGCCGCGGATCGGGCCCGGACGCCAGCGCGTAGGCCGCGACCGCCGCGGCGGCCATCGCGACCCCCGCCGCGATACCGGCCTTCGCCACGACCCCGAGGCCTTCCCCCGCCACCACACCGGCCATCGAGCCGGACGAGCCCGAGACCCCCGCGGCCCCGGCCGCGCCACCGGCGACCCCGCCCGTCTGCGCGCCCGCGGCGGCCCCCGCCGCCACCGCGCCGCCGATCGCGGCCCCGGCGCCGACCGCGGCCGCCGC
Proteins encoded:
- a CDS encoding universal stress protein; its protein translation is MREPFPVLGEPPAAGRPGILAACDGSDGSLWALDRAMTEAELFRLPLYVLAVVNPSPTGYPPGMEELVHESVERLTESMADGLRRAVGTVQSARERPYGGELSLHVVLGNVVEVVLACTAGQHTAVLGTRGNGGFTRLLLGSVTSAAVHHAACPVLVVPAPPAG
- a CDS encoding MFS transporter, with product MTVSSRGPNERLGALLSLAQISNAGLARRVNDLGAQRGLTLRYDKTSVARWVTKGMVPQRPVPHLIATALGNKLGRPVPLEEIGLADSHPTPELGLEFPREVPEAVRSATELWRVDLDLRRGPGGGRWSDSLAGTFSVSAYATPVSRWLITPADGSVARETLVPDLSGYRVGHADAAKLREAAQEARRWDSKYGGGDWRSSMVPECLRVEAAPLLLASYSDAVGRALFGATAELTRLAGWMAFDTGQHEAAQRYYIQALRLARAAGDVPLGGYVLASMSLQAAYRNFPDEAIDLAQAALERNRGLATARTMSFFHLVEARAHAKAGSAAACSAALAAAEIALDRARPGDPDPTWIDFYAYDRLAADAAECFRDLGVPAKVRHFTREALARPTEGYVRSHGLRLFVSAMAEAEAGDLDAAVAAGERAVEVAGRISSHRSREYVVEMLRLLEPYQDERRVRELAERARLVLTASG
- a CDS encoding asparagine synthase-related protein — encoded protein: MRWLTGWSGSPGTGNPALAAVRPLAGTALWGGPNPLWAVGDWRPDEIRLATLRPGAPATVRTGPQPDDPTDLDSPATLRLAVVGHCGASDAEIAAGLAAARGGAVRHLTSWPGSYIVVLRAGVRSTVLLTDLAGLQQVFHTPWCGGTAYATAALPLADLVAAPLDPDHLAAVLAVPEAAEVLGTGTPYAGVHRVPAGHTLGIRSGRPYTAGYEPETGDGRWTRDEAPAVRELTRALLEAVRCRVRTATPATPGSPQERPRLGVDLSYGTASATVALLAAAVPIGPAAAAAAPPAATPPVRSGAVKGSWARGPVPRDEAATPETLAAVTLGESERPALAVDAPRLRHVVLPPALPYAELVDPPAEAPAGPLTDEPGAALLAAGADGSRFRAGGTDHLTGYGARHVLDGHPARLADLIRLGRSRELLGPVAALAGADRAAAGALTGAVRTPVTVLRAAHRLARAGYADALDDLAVSLTLRQVPEPGPTAGAGSAAALAWAVPGPAARWLSDHALASVAQRLRIAARGGAPTELPGARRARLALHRHAAGYRTLVQAAEQHGQRLHAPFLDNQVVRAARLLPDEVRLQPGARHALLHAVLTGAGRTDLPADWGRGPRPDRAAPACRGLRLAADGLAELFDRPLLGEAGLIDPAAVRASLGRAAAPGAALPPGTLAGLADLIAAELWLRRVAARRHGSCWTGLPPAERRALARPA
- a CDS encoding NPCBM/NEW2 domain-containing protein, producing the protein MVTPTPSVPVPPVEPTPSVPPVTPPPTPTDFWLDQLPFGGGERRDTPAGPVIRRGDPVVQRPAVRMRGALYRHALSVGVPSRVKVDLNRSCSSFEAVAGLDDLGAGGGPVVFSVEGGDGRTLWRSQRIGPWDRPVPVRADLAGQTSIRLVVTPAPGSWSLIDVADWADARFTCA
- a CDS encoding DsbA family protein; protein product: MKVEIYSDIACPWCYLGKRRFEQALDRFPGKADVEVVYRPYQLVPDAPASASPHRAWLADRYGPQSVAMDDRVTELGRAEGVAFDFDTALHVNTFLGHRLLHLAETEYGAPAQSRLKELLLKAHFSDGVDVGDRAELTELAVAAGLDRDRAAGYLAGEEGAAEVRARLAEARELGISAVPTFVFEGRWAVQGGQEADTFLRVLEQVAADTAAESAAPAEAHGCTDGACAV